CGGCCTTGCGCGACTTCGCCGGCTTTAGCTTGAGGGCGGCAAGCACAGACGGGGCCATGAAACCGGCCATTACCTTATTGAGTTCGCGGGCAGTCTTGGTCTGCTTGCGCGCACGCATAAGACGGATGGCCCGGAGCATCGTGGCTGTGAAACTGCGTGACATGGAAATTTCCTTTAAAGCGATCAGCCGCCATCTTTCGCGTGATGCGTCAGAAGTCTGTAAAGTCTGTATTTGCGGTGCGCTTGATCTTCAGGCGCCCGGTACTTGCGCGGCGGCTAACCTGCGTCAGTGCGGACTCCGGTAAGCATGATAGGGTTGCATGATGTTCAGCGAACATTTTTCGGCTGCGCAAGTTGTCGGGTTTGCGAGAAGCGCATTGGGCGTTACGAGCACTCGGCCAAGACCTTTCCTCGAACCGAAAGGCTCATGTCATGCTTGTCACCATTCTGATTCTTGTTCTGACACTTATTCTGGCCATGCTGGTCGTCGGGGCGCTGCCAGACTGGAACTACAGCCGGTCCTGGAGCTATTGGCCCAGTGGCGCATTCGGCGGCATGCTCATGGTCCTGCTGCTGCTGGTCGCCACCGGCAGAGCGTAGCCAGAGGCAGGAGCGCAGCTAAGGCAGGGTTGGGTTTAACGCCCATCCGCCTCCCCTGCCTCAGCCTTTCCGCATCGCCGCGGTTCTGCGTCAGCGGGTCGCGATATCGTTTCAGCGGCGGCGCACGGAGTTTCCGCCCTCCAGAATGCTGTTGATCAGCGCGGCGACGGCAGCGTGCAGCGCCGCCTTGGGGTCATCCTCCGACACGTTCATATGGGCCCCGGCGGCGTCCTCGAGAATCCCCACGATTTCAGACTCGGGCAGGATATTCCGGTCATTCAGCGCCAGCAGAAGCGACTCGCAGATCGCAAGCGCTGCCGTGCCATAGACATCGTTGGGTATGGACATGTTGAGACTGCTTTCTGCGGAAAATGCGCTGTATTGCGCGTAATCGCATCGTCATCATCGCAGAAGAAAATTATCATGTACTGATGCAGAGCAGGTTGGAGAGGTTCTTTTTGCGGCAGGGTTGCCCGACATAGAAGGGCGGCTTGATGATCGCGCACGTTACCGACGGGGACCCCATGCAGATTGCCAACAGTCCTCTTGCCCGAAAGCTTGGCTCTTTCGTAAGGCTTACAGAGACGGAGCTGAAAACACTTGAGGAGCTTCACCACCGCCGCCGCCGGTTCGTGGCCGGGCGGGACATGGTGCATCAGGGGCAGTCCGGCCAGTCGGCCTATGTTCTGGCCGAGGGCTGGGTCTGTTCCTACAAGATGCTGCCGGACGGCACGCGGCAGATTGTTGATTTCCAGATTCCGGGGGATTTCCTCGGTCTGCGCAGCATCCTGTTCCGCACCTCGGACCACAATGTCGAACCGGTCACGAGGATCGAGGCGTCGGAGATTCTGGCGGCAGACCTGCTCGATGCCTTCCAGCGCGTCCCGCGCCTGGCGACGGCCGTTCTCTGGGCGGCATCCCGCGACGAGGCGATGGTGGTGGAGCATCTGGTCAATGTTGGCCGCCGCAACAGCGAAGAACGTATGGCACATTTCCTGCTGGAACTGAGCGCGCGGCTGAAACTTGTGGGACAGGGCGACCGGACCGGCTATGACTGCCCGCTGTCGCAGTATCTGCTCGCCGATGCGCTGGGGCTGAGCGCCGTGCATGTGAACCGGGTGCTGCGAACCCTGCGCGAGCAAGGTCTGGTGACCTTCCTGAAAGGCCGGGTGACCTTCGACGATTTCGATGGTCTGGTCGATCTCGCCGGATTCGACGCGTCTTATCTCGATCAGAACGGGCCGCTGTTGCGCTAGAGAATGCGCCCGCCGCGACATCCCGCCGATCAGGGTGCCGCTATTTTGACAGCATGAGGACGGAAAGGGTGGCGCGCGCCCGCCATACCCGGCTTTTCACGGTGCCAAGGGCGCAATCGAGACGATCCGCGGCCTCCTCCTGGCTGAACCCCGCCACGCCCACCAGGGTCAATGCCTCGCGCTGCTGCCGCGGCAGGGCTGTCATTGCCGCCAGCAGTTCGGACAGCGCAACCGCATGTTCCTGGGATGGCAGCTGCATCAGTTGCGCGGCAAGCGTGCCATCCTCATCCTCGACCTCGCGCGATTGAGCAACCTGTTGTCTGGAAATTCTGCTGAGAGCGGGTCATGCATCCTGGCATTCCCACTTGATGTAGGCCTTCGTGTCGGAGGCCCATTTTTCGTCGATCTCGACCAGCACGGCGCTGACGAGCCGCAGCAGCGCGTCTTCGCCGGGGAAGATCCTGACCTTGACGGTGCGCCGTTTCAGTTCCTGCTGGACGGAGCGCTCGATCGGATTTGAGGTGCGCATCCGTTTGCGGTGATGTTCAGGCAGTGTGAAGACGGCGAGACCTTCGGGGACGTTTTCCTCGAGCCAATCGGCCAGCTTGGGCGCGGTGTCGCGGTAGCTGGCGACCAACTCGGTCAGGGCGGTTTCGGCCCGGGCGAGATCGTCCGCCGTCCAGATCGATTTCAGTTGTCTGCCGATGCGCTTTCGGGTTTCGGCATTGGGGGCGTGATGGATGGCGTTGCGGGCGAGGTGGAACTGGCAGCGCTGCCATGTGGCGCCGCCCAGAACGGCGCGACGGGCAGCGTGCAGGCCGCTGTGGTCGTCGGAGACGATGAACTCGACCCCGCGCATGCCGCGCGCGACCAGGCTTTCGAGGAACGCCCGCCAGTGCACCTCGGCTTCCGAAAGCGCCACCGACACGCCCAGCACGCGCCGGCGCTCATCCGGGCCGATACCGATGGCCGAGAGCACGGCAACCTCGCGCACGATCCCGCCATGGCGCATCTTCTCGTACCGGGCGTCGAGGATGAGATACTTGATCTCGCCGAGTGGGCGGTCGCGCCAGGCGGCCAGTTCCTCATCCAGCAGCTTGGCGGCGCGGCTGACCTGCGAAGATGACAGGCTCTCGATGCCGAATTCGCGCATTACGGCCTCCACATCACGGGTCGACACGCCCTTGATGTACATCTCGGCGACAGCCAGCATGACGGCGCGCACCGATCGCCGGCCGCGCTCCAGCGATTGCGGGTAGAACGGTTCCCCGTCGTGCCCGGCCGTCTTGGGCACCTGCACGTTCACGGTGCCCGCGGGCGTGTCGATCCTCTTGGGCTTGGTGCCATTTGCATAGCCCCGACGCTCGGGCGTGCGCTCGTATAGCCCGGCGCCGAGAAAGCGCTCGCGCTCGATCTGCATCGCCAGC
Above is a window of Oceanibaculum nanhaiense DNA encoding:
- a CDS encoding Crp/Fnr family transcriptional regulator: MIAHVTDGDPMQIANSPLARKLGSFVRLTETELKTLEELHHRRRRFVAGRDMVHQGQSGQSAYVLAEGWVCSYKMLPDGTRQIVDFQIPGDFLGLRSILFRTSDHNVEPVTRIEASEILAADLLDAFQRVPRLATAVLWAASRDEAMVVEHLVNVGRRNSEERMAHFLLELSARLKLVGQGDRTGYDCPLSQYLLADALGLSAVHVNRVLRTLREQGLVTFLKGRVTFDDFDGLVDLAGFDASYLDQNGPLLR
- a CDS encoding sigma factor-like helix-turn-helix DNA-binding protein, which encodes MSRQQVAQSREVEDEDGTLAAQLMQLPSQEHAVALSELLAAMTALPRQQREALTLVGVAGFSQEEAADRLDCALGTVKSRVWRARATLSVLMLSK
- a CDS encoding IS256 family transposase, which encodes MDRRKDNAVEAILEQLIETGPGDLAGMFARAFELAMQIERERFLGAGLYERTPERRGYANGTKPKRIDTPAGTVNVQVPKTAGHDGEPFYPQSLERGRRSVRAVMLAVAEMYIKGVSTRDVEAVMREFGIESLSSSQVSRAAKLLDEELAAWRDRPLGEIKYLILDARYEKMRHGGIVREVAVLSAIGIGPDERRRVLGVSVALSEAEVHWRAFLESLVARGMRGVEFIVSDDHSGLHAARRAVLGGATWQRCQFHLARNAIHHAPNAETRKRIGRQLKSIWTADDLARAETALTELVASYRDTAPKLADWLEENVPEGLAVFTLPEHHRKRMRTSNPIERSVQQELKRRTVKVRIFPGEDALLRLVSAVLVEIDEKWASDTKAYIKWECQDA
- a CDS encoding DUF3309 family protein, encoding MLVTILILVLTLILAMLVVGALPDWNYSRSWSYWPSGAFGGMLMVLLLLVATGRA